One region of Termitidicoccus mucosus genomic DNA includes:
- a CDS encoding polysaccharide pyruvyl transferase family protein, whose translation MMNRRDFLTRAALAAGAAALPLRALAEKCCSTAKPGRAPCILLRGSWQSVNIGDIGHTPGAIQMIQRWLPEARFILWAGGTEHGAKEMLQRSFPDLRIVSPVRGSDGRLRHASTMLDKDGNPVAPGLAEAWEEADIMIHGSGSGFAARAQLAAFHRATGKPYGVLGTSIDPISGFGGDCDPEGGTLADLQTRIEKLPRTHLDKQTRDIIDRAAFMFTRETMSRDYLRFQGARTPILEFGPDTQFGMTLRDDARGDAYRESNNLPDGQFLCVIPRLRYTPYYEIYNRPRNETDRHRDAISDRSVESDHAKLREVITRYVRATDNRVMTCPEMTYQAPLAKRAVIDLLPDDVKKNVVWRSDYWLPDEAAAIYAKAQAVVSYDCHSPIIAITHGTPAFYVRQPTDTCKGEMYRDIGVADWLFEIDETTGGEIWSRLETVLREPAKSRAYAAAAMSRVHKAQRRMVAALEETIA comes from the coding sequence ATGATGAACCGTCGCGACTTCCTCACCCGCGCCGCCCTCGCCGCCGGGGCCGCCGCCCTGCCCTTGCGCGCCCTGGCCGAAAAATGCTGCTCCACCGCCAAGCCCGGACGCGCTCCCTGCATCCTTTTGCGCGGCTCGTGGCAGAGCGTGAACATCGGCGACATCGGCCACACCCCCGGCGCCATCCAGATGATCCAACGCTGGTTGCCCGAAGCCCGCTTCATCCTCTGGGCCGGCGGCACCGAGCATGGCGCGAAAGAAATGCTCCAGCGATCCTTCCCCGATCTGCGCATCGTCTCACCAGTGCGCGGTTCCGATGGCCGCCTGCGCCACGCCTCCACCATGCTCGACAAGGACGGCAACCCCGTCGCCCCTGGTCTCGCCGAAGCCTGGGAGGAGGCCGACATCATGATCCATGGCTCCGGCTCCGGCTTTGCCGCCCGCGCGCAACTCGCCGCGTTTCATCGCGCCACCGGCAAACCCTACGGCGTGTTAGGCACCAGCATCGATCCCATATCCGGCTTCGGCGGGGACTGCGATCCAGAGGGCGGCACGCTGGCCGATCTTCAGACCCGCATCGAAAAACTTCCGCGCACGCATCTCGACAAACAAACCCGCGATATCATCGACCGCGCCGCCTTCATGTTCACCCGAGAAACGATGTCGCGCGACTATCTGCGGTTCCAAGGCGCGCGCACGCCCATCCTCGAATTCGGCCCCGACACCCAATTCGGCATGACCCTGCGAGACGACGCGCGCGGCGATGCCTACCGCGAGTCCAACAACCTCCCCGACGGCCAGTTCCTCTGTGTCATTCCCCGCCTCCGCTACACGCCCTACTACGAAATCTACAACCGCCCGCGCAACGAAACCGACCGCCACCGCGACGCCATCAGCGACCGCTCCGTCGAGTCCGATCACGCCAAGCTCCGCGAAGTCATCACCCGCTATGTCCGAGCGACCGACAACCGCGTCATGACCTGCCCGGAAATGACCTACCAGGCCCCGCTCGCCAAGCGCGCCGTGATCGACCTCCTTCCCGACGACGTGAAAAAGAACGTCGTCTGGCGCTCCGACTACTGGCTTCCCGACGAGGCCGCCGCCATTTATGCAAAGGCGCAGGCCGTGGTCAGCTACGACTGCCACTCGCCCATAATCGCCATCACCCACGGCACCCCCGCCTTCTACGTGCGCCAGCCCACCGACACTTGCAAAGGCGAGATGTATCGCGACATCGGCGTGGCCGACTGGCTCTTTGAAATCGATGAAACCACCGGCGGCGAAATCTGGTCGCGCCTCGAAACCGTCCTGCGCGAACCGGCAAAGTCTCGCGCTTACGCCGCCGCCGCGATGAGCCGGGTCCACAAGGCCCAACGCCGCATGGTCGCCGCCCTCGAAGAAACCATCGCATGA
- a CDS encoding glycoside hydrolase family 88 protein has translation MTVLLVAILLAPPTGAREEIRLESLPEECGPVEIGNRLVYRFLRTERMKLPYRYAEVCTWSGALKFAHASGNQDFLAKLEERFVPVFSTDKDAIPPIGFYRDDFKHYVDFNVFGVLPLTLYQITRNDNYKALGLSYADAQWTLPEGATPGHKAYLEQGLTWQTRFWIDDMYMITALQSEAYRATGDRKYVERAAKEMIAYLDALQRPDGLFYHAPDAPFYWARGNGWVAVGMTELLRNLPADSPCRPRILASYTKMMECLKKYQRTDGLWGQLIDKADIWVETSGSAMFVHAMITGITHGWLDKSRYEDGAVEGWMALIKHLDAEGNMTEVCVGTGKRNDEQFYYDRPRKTGDYHGQVPMLWCACALLEYVNR, from the coding sequence ATGACAGTGTTGCTCGTGGCAATCCTGCTTGCCCCGCCGACCGGGGCACGGGAGGAAATCCGGCTGGAATCACTCCCGGAGGAATGCGGGCCGGTCGAGATCGGCAACAGACTGGTTTATCGCTTCCTGCGGACGGAGCGGATGAAGCTGCCGTATCGCTATGCCGAGGTATGCACTTGGTCGGGCGCCTTGAAATTTGCTCATGCATCTGGAAACCAGGATTTTCTGGCAAAACTGGAGGAGCGTTTTGTCCCGGTTTTCTCGACCGACAAGGATGCCATCCCGCCCATCGGATTTTACCGGGATGATTTTAAACATTATGTTGATTTCAACGTATTCGGCGTCCTTCCCCTGACATTATACCAGATCACCAGAAACGATAACTACAAGGCTCTGGGACTTTCCTATGCGGACGCCCAGTGGACCTTGCCGGAAGGAGCCACGCCCGGACATAAAGCCTATCTGGAACAGGGCTTGACCTGGCAAACCCGCTTTTGGATCGATGATATGTATATGATAACCGCCCTGCAATCCGAAGCCTATAGGGCAACCGGCGACCGAAAATACGTGGAGCGAGCCGCCAAAGAAATGATTGCGTATCTGGATGCCCTGCAGCGTCCCGACGGTCTTTTTTATCATGCTCCCGACGCTCCGTTTTACTGGGCGCGGGGAAACGGCTGGGTGGCGGTGGGGATGACGGAACTGCTTCGCAACCTCCCCGCAGACAGTCCCTGCCGTCCACGCATCCTGGCTTCATATACAAAGATGATGGAATGCCTGAAGAAATATCAAAGGACGGACGGCTTGTGGGGGCAGTTGATCGACAAGGCGGACATATGGGTGGAAACGTCGGGCTCCGCTATGTTTGTCCATGCCATGATAACCGGCATCACGCACGGATGGCTCGACAAAAGCCGATATGAGGACGGCGCGGTGGAAGGCTGGATGGCGTTGATAAAACACCTTGATGCCGAAGGCAACATGACCGAAGTTTGCGTGGGAACCGGAAAGCGCAACGATGAACAATTCTACTACGATCGTCCTCGAAAAACCGGAGATTATCACGGCCAGGTGCCGATGCTGTGGTGCGCGTGTGCCTTGCTGGAATACGTAAACCGGTGA
- a CDS encoding glycoside hydrolase family 88/105 protein: MNKILCGTTDTPSPASILYVMETVADWQLAHPCGFDVFSHRPGDEHWELIRVSWDGVILGRRPCQVRPELADAPIAWRTLARLERDDAPFCALPPAAQSAWIRETGLTAENITRIQMLDGSTCGWEMGVLYHGLLALDRVSKNSVYRSALRLIGHANEWCLGARLYQADDHVAGYMYLDLYEERVASDERDFPILADVQAKFDWVMCHPAPQPMTIKAGQRRWTWCDALFMSPPVWARLARVTGDRAYLDFMDTEWWEVTRHLHSPADRLFFRDATFFDRRESNGTKVFWSRGNGWVLAALARVLDEMPVDYASRPRYLELFRDLSARIIELLPADALWRTSLLDPGAYPSPEVSGSALFCYALAWGVNHGHLDRARHAPLILQIWSALKNCVQPDGHLGYIQQPAASPGGAGPESTAPYGVGAFLLAGTEVHKLLLGTAAK; this comes from the coding sequence ATGAACAAAATACTCTGCGGTACAACGGACACTCCTTCGCCCGCATCCATCCTGTACGTGATGGAAACCGTCGCCGACTGGCAACTCGCGCACCCATGCGGTTTCGATGTTTTCTCTCACCGCCCCGGCGACGAACACTGGGAGCTCATCCGGGTAAGCTGGGACGGCGTCATCCTCGGCCGCCGCCCCTGCCAAGTCCGCCCCGAACTCGCCGATGCGCCCATCGCGTGGCGCACACTCGCACGCCTTGAACGCGACGACGCTCCGTTCTGCGCGCTGCCCCCCGCCGCCCAATCCGCCTGGATCAGGGAAACCGGCCTGACCGCGGAGAATATCACTCGCATCCAGATGCTCGACGGCTCCACATGCGGCTGGGAAATGGGCGTGCTCTATCACGGTCTGCTTGCGCTAGACCGTGTCTCGAAAAACTCGGTCTATCGCTCCGCCCTGCGCCTCATCGGGCATGCCAATGAATGGTGCCTCGGCGCGCGCCTTTATCAAGCCGACGATCATGTCGCCGGCTACATGTATCTCGACCTCTACGAAGAACGCGTGGCGTCGGACGAGCGCGATTTTCCCATCCTCGCCGACGTGCAGGCCAAGTTCGACTGGGTGATGTGCCACCCCGCCCCGCAGCCCATGACCATCAAGGCCGGGCAGCGGCGCTGGACTTGGTGCGACGCGCTCTTCATGTCGCCGCCCGTTTGGGCTCGTCTCGCCCGCGTTACCGGTGACCGCGCCTACCTCGATTTTATGGACACCGAATGGTGGGAAGTGACGCGCCACCTCCACTCGCCCGCCGACAGGCTTTTTTTCCGCGATGCCACCTTTTTCGACCGCCGCGAATCCAATGGGACGAAAGTCTTCTGGAGTCGCGGCAACGGCTGGGTGCTCGCCGCGCTCGCCCGCGTGCTCGACGAGATGCCCGTCGATTACGCATCACGCCCGCGTTACCTCGAACTCTTCCGCGACCTCTCTGCGCGCATCATCGAACTCCTCCCCGCCGACGCGCTCTGGCGCACCAGTCTGCTCGATCCCGGTGCCTATCCCTCCCCCGAAGTGAGCGGCTCGGCGCTCTTCTGTTACGCGCTGGCCTGGGGCGTCAACCACGGCCACCTTGACCGCGCTCGCCACGCGCCGCTCATCCTGCAAATCTGGTCCGCGCTCAAGAATTGCGTACAACCCGACGGCCACCTCGGCTATATCCAGCAACCCGCGGCCTCCCCCGGCGGCGCAGGCCCGGAATCCACCGCTCCCTATGGCGTCGGCGCATTCCTCCTCGCCGGCACCGAGGTGCATAAACTACTCCTTGGCACGGCTGCCAAATAA